TGTCATGCTATTTGCTGAGCAAATCGCCCGCCAGCACATGGTTCACTTATTAGAGGGGGCGTTATGTTTACAATGAATACTATTGAATGTTCCGAACATTGTGCTTCTCCAAATAATTGGCCTTTTCCATTTCCAGCCAATACAGGTGCCGTCACAACTAAATTTGTTATGAATGGTGAACAACCAATCGTCGAGGTGTTACATTGGGATGATGGTGGTTGGCAATTTATGTGTAATACAACTGACGACGCCGATGATGGATTGGTTGTTTGCATGGGGTGTTTATATAAAAAGTTTCCTTGGATTTCTAAATTTAAAGACCTTAAGCCTAACCATTCAGCTTATTTGGAAAATAGTAACTGGCAAATAGAAGAGTTAGAGTAAACATAACAAGCCCATGAATTCGTTCGCAGGCTCACTGGGACGCCTTCTCGCTGGCTGGCGTCACTGCGTTCCTAAGTTTAGCCAGCGTTCAGTCGCCCCTTATGGGAGCGTTACCCATAGAAATTTTAACCTGAAACTCACGAATTAGAATTAATGTTCTAACTCGGAAATGTCCAGAAATAAGTTATCTCTTATACTTATATAACTTTGACACAGAAAATGTGAAACTCGGCATGTCAATGAGGTCTTGAACGCTAAATATTTGTTTGGCTTTTTAAAGCCCGCAGGTTACGTAAATACTTTAAAGGCAAGCCATGAGTGTTTGCGAGACGACCGTCCGCCCCATGGACGGGGCGGTAGAGCTATAGGGATATACTTGCGCGTGTCGGTGAGTAAATGCCATGGTTAACCTGTATGGCAGAGTTTCAGCTTTACTCAATATCAGTCCTGATAAATGAGTTAACTCTTGTTCTTATAACGCTTTTGACATCATCATCTAACTACTCACAACTGCTCGAATTAAGCCGCGTTGAAACCAGGTTTGCATGGTTTGCAGTACCATCATTGGCGCAGATTGCTCGTCGTGCCATTGCAACATTTGTTCGCACTGGTCGGCAAAGTTGTTGCCCTGAATAAACCCAAGTAACAACGCATGTTGCTCTGTCGATAACGACACAAACTCGGTTAAGCGAGACTCTCCCCGCCATAATAACCACGCTCTAGGCGACTCATAGTCTGGCGTCGGTGGTGCGGTATCTATTTTCAAGGCTTGCCAAGCTTCGACTGCATTACTGTTACAAGTGAATATTTGTACACTGGGATGAAAGCGTAAACAGCAATCGGGCCACAATTCTGGTGATATGGCCTGTAAGTCACTAAAGCTTGCACGGGCGCAGTCTGCAGCATCAAATGCATTGAGTAACCGGCGCTCGAATCGGGCTAAATCGGCGATAATCGGATGCTGTTTAAAAAATGCATCTTGCTGTAAAAACTCCGGTAAACCATCACAAAACTGGCGCAATGACTTATTACTTGATGGATATTGACGAGTATAGTCGGCTGCCATTTTATCGAATAAATCGTCACCCAAATACAAACCTAGCAGCTGGTGGTCGGTTTCAATGGTTTCTTTTAATCGAATTCGGTAAGCATTTGCATAAATTTGTAGGCGATCATCGGCGCTGATCCCCGCTTGTTCAGACACGTTTGCTTTCATCACCGACTGAACCTGTCCGTGCTGTGTATCCGAACCATCAGACAGTAAATATTGCATAAATTGTTGTTGAATTTCAGCTAAACGACTCATGTTTATGCCCTGACTTTTTGCGATGAAGCATGATTAGCGCTGATGAATTTGCTGACGTCATCAAGTGAACGAGTGCCAAACTGTGAGCGTGCTAGGGCAGGGTCGTCGGGCAAGGTTAACTGAGCAATGTTTTTCGCTTCGAGTAATTCTTGGTATAACGCTGGGAACTCGGGAATATTAGCGTCGCGCTCAATCATGGTGCTAACCGCGCCAAAGCGCTCTAGTGCCGCTTGGTATAAGGTCCACACTGACGGCGGAATATCGTGGTCGTGGGTATCAATGACATAATCACCAAAATCGCTGTGGCCAGCTAAGTGAAACTGTTGTACCCGGCGTGGGTCGATTTTTTTAAGGTAATCGAGTGGATTAAAATGATGATTACGGGCGCTGACATAAATATTATTGATGTCGAGTAATATTAAGCAATCTGCGGCTTCTGCTACTTGGCTTAAAAAATCCCATTCATCCATGGTCGAGTCTTGGTATGACAAATAGCTCGATACGTTTTCCAGTAAAATTCGACGACCGAGTACGTCTTGTACTTGCCGAACTCGCTGCGCGACATGATTAACGGTTTCTTCGGTATAAGGCAATGGTAGTAAGTCATGGCTATTGACGCCGTGAATTGAGGTCCAGCAAATATGATCAGATATCCATTTAGGTTGAATGTCGTTACTGAGCTTTTTAAGGGCTTTTAAGTAATCCATGTCTAAAGGATCGGTACTGCCTATCGACATCGATACGCCATGCATCACTACAGGATATTGTTCGGCAATGGCTTCTAAATAATATCGGGGTTTACCACCAGCGACTAAGTAGTTTTCAGATAGCACTTCAAACCAGTCAATATCTGGCTGGTGTTGCAAAATGTATTCAAAATGGTCGGTTCGTAAGCCCAAGCCAAATCCGAGAAAGTCTTCTGTAATGCGCGTATCTGGCATGGTGAATCCTATTTTAATGCAAATGTTCTAGCTTGATTTAGGCAAAACTTGCGTTAATCATTGAGATAGTAAGCTGATGACCCTGTCACAATAGTAGGTGACAGCGTCATCAAACGAAGCTTAATTAGCTTGTTTTACCGCCAATATCAGCACAAGATTTTGCTGTAGTGCTAACAAAACCAGTGCCTTTACAACTTGCCATACCGCCACAAGCGTTATCAGCACCTTTACAATCGTTATGGCCTTTACAGACGTTAACACCGTAACAATGCACTAGGTCTGCTTTAGTGACTTTACCAACCCAATCATCTTTTTGCGTGCCGCCTACATCAGCACAGGCTTTTGAAGGCATGCCAACAAAACCAGTGCCTTTACAACTTGCTTGACCGCCACAGGCATTGTCGGCTGTTTTACAATCGTTATGGCCTTTGCAGGTGTTAACGCCGTAACAATGGACTAAATCTGTTTCGCCTGCTGCCAAAGGTGCCGTGCTTGTTTCAGCGGCCATAGCCTGACCTGATAAGCTTGCCATTGCGAGTGCTAATGCTGCGCCGGTTAAGCTGCTTTGTGCTTTCATATTCATGATGTATTCCTTGCATTTGTGGTTATTATGTTTACTGCTATTCATGTTTACCCATGACAAGATTGACTGGGTACAGCCATTATTCTTGTTAGGAGGTATTAGTAATGACCGTGGTGCTGCGAAAGATCTTTCAAGTTAAAGTGTAGACTAGTCACTAAAATGTTGTTGATGTGTTAACTTGTGATTGATTTATAAGGTGAAACAATAATTTACGATTTTGCAGATGAGTGCTTAAGCATTATATGAATTAGGTTGTTATTAAGGCCGGTAGATTATGTTATTTTGTTCTGATTACACTAGTGGTTAACACAACGCGTTCAATCGTAACGAATACAACGAATACAACTAAAACACAGCTATACATAATAAGAATATTAATAACTAAGGATAGATTATGCAGACGATACTGATATGTTTATTGATTGCCATGCTGTTGCCGTATGC
The nucleotide sequence above comes from Shewanella sp. Arc9-LZ. Encoded proteins:
- a CDS encoding DUF692 domain-containing protein, whose protein sequence is MPDTRITEDFLGFGLGLRTDHFEYILQHQPDIDWFEVLSENYLVAGGKPRYYLEAIAEQYPVVMHGVSMSIGSTDPLDMDYLKALKKLSNDIQPKWISDHICWTSIHGVNSHDLLPLPYTEETVNHVAQRVRQVQDVLGRRILLENVSSYLSYQDSTMDEWDFLSQVAEAADCLILLDINNIYVSARNHHFNPLDYLKKIDPRRVQQFHLAGHSDFGDYVIDTHDHDIPPSVWTLYQAALERFGAVSTMIERDANIPEFPALYQELLEAKNIAQLTLPDDPALARSQFGTRSLDDVSKFISANHASSQKVRA
- a CDS encoding DNA-binding domain-containing protein — translated: MSRLAEIQQQFMQYLLSDGSDTQHGQVQSVMKANVSEQAGISADDRLQIYANAYRIRLKETIETDHQLLGLYLGDDLFDKMAADYTRQYPSSNKSLRQFCDGLPEFLQQDAFFKQHPIIADLARFERRLLNAFDAADCARASFSDLQAISPELWPDCCLRFHPSVQIFTCNSNAVEAWQALKIDTAPPTPDYESPRAWLLWRGESRLTEFVSLSTEQHALLLGFIQGNNFADQCEQMLQWHDEQSAPMMVLQTMQTWFQRGLIRAVVSS